A genomic stretch from Luteolibacter flavescens includes:
- a CDS encoding SUMF1/EgtB/PvdO family nonheme iron enzyme, translated as MDDFRLRAGTTIGDYRLDEFLAESPTSLTWRAEQQSIRRQVVVIELKPTALHSRDAFLANVRAQAAVDHPLIGSVYEAINQPDYCFAALERLPGSSLAERLASRQAMKPVQVAHILRRVSEASLTLESAGTPTGPMRASDVFLDSHGVVRLANLARAGEREPGRSEGDITTLGRELVPLVADGHPGASRMQTLLAWMRGEGLDRSLTWAEIRSYAEQIEQQLAEAPAAAAPPTSRVQAKKSPLPLILGAAAVGIVAIVGVFALKGGGDGKTAKPLPSPVVIPEGSHPLPDGGESALPAFELGAHEVTIGEYESFLKALAALPPERQKNYDPEGQPPGKTGHEPDGWADMLAAIKSGGQWQGRTITRDCPVVNVDWWDATAYCNWKLVHLPTEEQWWAAMRHQLPEPSSLRPAGWGGIHEIPPTDRTPAGLLGMAGSVSEWTRSQSLNPANPLGEKNWVLMGGSFLKPSSGATAREWTTDRSLKRPDLGFRVVE; from the coding sequence ATGGACGATTTCCGCCTCCGCGCCGGCACCACCATTGGCGACTACCGTCTCGACGAATTCCTCGCCGAAAGCCCGACCTCCCTCACGTGGCGGGCGGAGCAGCAGTCCATCCGCCGGCAGGTCGTGGTCATCGAGCTGAAGCCGACCGCACTCCATTCTCGGGATGCCTTCCTGGCAAATGTCCGCGCACAGGCGGCGGTGGATCATCCGCTGATCGGCTCGGTGTATGAGGCGATCAATCAGCCCGACTACTGCTTCGCCGCGCTTGAGCGCTTGCCCGGTTCGTCCCTGGCCGAGCGGCTGGCCTCGCGGCAGGCGATGAAGCCGGTGCAGGTCGCGCACATCCTGCGCCGCGTCTCCGAGGCCTCGCTCACTCTGGAGTCCGCCGGGACACCCACCGGCCCGATGCGGGCGTCGGACGTCTTTCTGGACAGCCACGGCGTCGTGCGCCTGGCAAATCTCGCCCGCGCCGGTGAGCGCGAGCCGGGGAGATCCGAGGGTGACATCACCACGCTGGGCCGCGAACTCGTCCCGCTGGTGGCGGATGGCCATCCGGGTGCTTCGCGGATGCAGACGCTGCTCGCGTGGATGCGCGGGGAGGGGCTGGACCGCTCGCTCACGTGGGCGGAGATCCGCTCGTATGCCGAGCAGATCGAGCAGCAGCTCGCGGAGGCTCCTGCCGCCGCTGCGCCGCCGACCTCCCGGGTGCAGGCGAAGAAGTCGCCGCTGCCGCTGATCCTCGGTGCGGCGGCTGTCGGTATTGTCGCCATCGTCGGGGTCTTCGCGCTGAAGGGCGGGGGAGATGGCAAGACGGCCAAGCCGCTGCCTTCGCCCGTCGTCATTCCCGAGGGCAGCCACCCGCTTCCCGATGGCGGGGAGTCGGCGCTGCCCGCCTTCGAGCTGGGCGCCCACGAGGTGACCATAGGCGAATATGAGTCCTTTTTGAAGGCGCTGGCGGCCCTGCCCCCGGAGCGCCAGAAGAACTACGACCCGGAAGGCCAGCCGCCGGGCAAGACCGGTCACGAGCCGGATGGCTGGGCCGACATGCTCGCCGCCATCAAGAGCGGTGGCCAGTGGCAGGGGCGGACGATCACCCGGGACTGTCCGGTCGTGAATGTCGATTGGTGGGACGCCACGGCCTACTGCAATTGGAAGCTGGTGCATCTGCCCACCGAGGAACAGTGGTGGGCTGCCATGCGCCACCAGCTTCCCGAGCCTTCGTCGCTGCGCCCGGCAGGGTGGGGCGGCATTCATGAGATCCCGCCGACCGACCGCACGCCCGCCGGCTTGCTAGGCATGGCGGGCTCCGTCTCCGAGTGGACGCGGAGCCAATCGCTGAACCCCGCCAATCCTCTCGGAGAGAAAAATTGGGTGCTCATGGGCGGCTCCTTCCTCAAGCCCTCCTCCGGCGCGACCGCCCGCGAGTGGACCACCGACCGCTCCCTGAAGCGGCCCGACCTGGGATTCCGCGTGGTGGAGTGA
- a CDS encoding AEC family transporter: MFFRILLDVCGPIFLIVGAGWLMDRKFKLHLETLVKLNIYLMVPAFIFSRVVSAELGGAEALRIVGFTFSTIALMFIGSAIAGHLFRMPARQRQALSLATMFYNCGNYGLPLVTLAFGNYAAEVQIFILATMNVSTYTIGLFLAQARGESPGSHRKALMKMLRQPTLYAMAAGLACRGLGVPVQEWIWLWEPFDLLQAGLIGFALVTLGVQMSQTKPAPFRAPLWSAILLRLVISPALAFLLVTAFGFSRDVSASLILAAAAPTAVNTALLAHEFGGDISFATSAVYYSTLISLITTPALVYVLKLWVG, from the coding sequence GTGTTCTTCCGGATCCTACTCGATGTCTGCGGGCCGATCTTCCTGATCGTGGGCGCGGGCTGGCTGATGGACCGGAAATTCAAGCTACACCTGGAGACCCTGGTGAAGCTGAACATCTACCTGATGGTCCCGGCCTTCATCTTCAGCCGGGTGGTCAGCGCGGAGCTGGGGGGCGCGGAGGCACTGCGGATCGTCGGCTTCACCTTCTCAACCATCGCGCTGATGTTCATCGGCAGCGCGATCGCGGGGCACCTCTTCCGCATGCCCGCGCGGCAGCGGCAGGCGCTCTCGCTGGCGACGATGTTTTACAACTGCGGGAACTACGGGCTGCCGCTGGTGACGCTCGCCTTTGGCAACTACGCCGCGGAGGTGCAGATCTTCATCCTGGCGACGATGAATGTCTCGACCTACACGATCGGCCTCTTCCTCGCCCAGGCGCGCGGGGAGAGTCCCGGCTCGCACCGCAAGGCGCTGATGAAAATGCTGCGCCAGCCGACGCTCTACGCGATGGCCGCGGGGCTCGCCTGCCGCGGGCTAGGCGTGCCGGTGCAGGAGTGGATCTGGCTGTGGGAACCCTTCGACTTGCTCCAGGCAGGGCTGATCGGCTTCGCGCTGGTCACGCTGGGCGTGCAGATGTCGCAGACGAAGCCCGCGCCCTTCCGCGCGCCGCTGTGGTCGGCCATCCTGCTGCGGCTGGTCATTTCCCCGGCGCTGGCCTTCCTGCTGGTGACGGCCTTCGGCTTCTCGCGCGATGTCTCCGCGTCGCTGATCCTCGCCGCCGCGGCACCCACGGCGGTGAATACCGCGCTGCTCGCCCATGAATTCGGCGGCGACATCTCCTTCGCCACCTCGGCGGTCTATTACAGCACGCTCATCAGCCTGATCACCACCCCGGCACTGGTGTATGTGCTGAAGCTGTGGGTGGGGTGA
- a CDS encoding right-handed parallel beta-helix repeat-containing protein: MKLLPFLAAVFLMGLSSIASAQATRTWVSGVGDDANPGSRTAPCKTFAGAISKTAAKGVINVLDPGGFGGVTITKAITIDGGGVEGGILVNGTLGININAGEQDVVILRNLQIEGLETGTIGVRIQRAGAVYFENCRIKGFQKGVAEATTATTGTQLFFRDCLIHECSEEGISLAPATGAASVAMIENTRIEGCGTGIAVADRSRAVLSDSTVAFNVADGLKKIGKGVIQSFKNNRIVGNTPDGKATNLPLK; this comes from the coding sequence ATGAAGCTCCTACCCTTCCTCGCCGCAGTTTTCCTGATGGGCCTCTCGTCCATCGCCTCCGCCCAAGCCACCCGCACCTGGGTCTCCGGTGTGGGTGACGATGCGAATCCCGGCAGCCGCACCGCGCCGTGCAAGACCTTCGCCGGAGCGATCAGCAAGACCGCTGCGAAGGGCGTGATCAACGTGCTCGATCCCGGTGGCTTCGGCGGCGTGACCATCACCAAGGCCATCACCATCGATGGCGGTGGAGTGGAAGGCGGCATCCTCGTGAATGGCACCTTGGGCATCAATATCAATGCCGGTGAGCAAGACGTGGTGATCCTGCGCAACCTGCAGATCGAAGGCTTGGAAACCGGCACCATCGGCGTGCGTATCCAGCGGGCCGGTGCCGTTTACTTCGAGAACTGCCGCATCAAGGGCTTCCAGAAGGGCGTCGCCGAGGCGACCACCGCCACCACCGGCACGCAGCTCTTCTTCCGCGACTGCCTGATCCACGAGTGCTCCGAGGAAGGCATCTCCCTGGCCCCGGCCACGGGTGCCGCCAGCGTCGCCATGATCGAGAATACCCGCATCGAAGGCTGCGGCACCGGCATCGCCGTCGCGGATCGCTCGCGCGCCGTGCTGAGCGACAGCACCGTGGCCTTCAACGTGGCCGACGGCCTGAAGAAGATCGGCAAGGGCGTCATCCAGTCCTTCAAGAACAACCGCATCGTCGGCAACACCCCGGACGGCAAGGCGACGAACCTGCCGCTGAAGTGA
- a CDS encoding FAD-binding oxidoreductase — protein sequence MSLPPKRQSWITQGGAARQEMRSRGAGAEKDIFDDLDEPLDSAPEAEPEDGDALSADTVCAELAELLGPGKASIRSADLEENAADKWYARNLPDVVVFAESAQDVSKTLRYASQRNIPVTTRGAGIGYVGGCVPVAGGIVLSVARMNRIVEINPADGVAVVQPGVITVALQNAARAVGWDYPPDPASLKECSIGGNVATNAGGPRCLKYGVTRSYVLGLEVVLADGRVMRCGGRVHKNKTGFDLCGLFTGSEGMLGVVTEITLRLIPKPASRAMLAAVFGDFPAAAAAVQAILNRGHLPSALEITDGFTLAAARKRLGADKLPDGQAHLIVEIDGRPAAVKSELKELETLLSEVGATRIDRATKEAECEAIWQLRREFSYSLRDTGLTKLNEDIVVPRSKLVELVDFARRLEEDTGIPVACFGHAGDGNIHTNLMVAGFEDPATREKAEHALDLLFAWVLDHGGAITGEHGVGLAKKPWIHQALGEVAFDVHLALKDALDPQGILNPGKFLDD from the coding sequence GTGTCCCTTCCACCCAAACGCCAGTCCTGGATCACGCAAGGCGGTGCCGCACGACAAGAGATGCGCAGCCGCGGAGCCGGTGCGGAAAAAGATATCTTCGACGATCTCGACGAGCCGCTGGACAGCGCTCCGGAAGCGGAGCCGGAAGACGGGGACGCTCTCTCAGCAGACACGGTCTGCGCGGAACTCGCGGAGCTGCTGGGTCCGGGCAAAGCCTCCATCCGCAGCGCGGATCTGGAGGAAAATGCCGCCGACAAGTGGTACGCGCGGAATCTGCCGGACGTGGTCGTCTTCGCCGAGTCGGCGCAGGATGTCTCGAAGACGCTGAGATATGCGTCCCAGCGGAATATCCCGGTGACCACCCGCGGCGCGGGCATCGGCTATGTCGGCGGCTGCGTGCCGGTCGCCGGTGGCATCGTGCTCTCGGTCGCGCGGATGAACCGCATCGTGGAGATCAATCCCGCCGATGGCGTGGCCGTGGTGCAGCCCGGCGTGATCACGGTGGCCCTGCAGAATGCCGCGCGTGCGGTGGGCTGGGACTATCCGCCCGACCCGGCGTCGCTGAAGGAGTGCTCGATCGGCGGAAACGTGGCGACGAATGCCGGCGGCCCGCGTTGCCTGAAGTACGGCGTTACTCGTAGTTACGTCCTCGGGCTGGAGGTGGTGCTGGCGGACGGCCGCGTGATGCGCTGCGGCGGCCGCGTCCACAAGAACAAGACGGGCTTCGACCTGTGCGGGCTTTTCACCGGCTCGGAGGGCATGCTCGGCGTGGTCACGGAGATCACCCTGCGCCTGATCCCGAAGCCCGCTTCGCGCGCGATGCTGGCGGCGGTCTTCGGCGACTTCCCCGCGGCGGCGGCTGCCGTGCAGGCCATCCTGAACCGCGGCCACCTGCCATCCGCGCTGGAGATCACCGATGGCTTCACGCTCGCCGCCGCTCGCAAGCGCCTCGGCGCGGACAAGCTGCCCGACGGCCAGGCGCACCTCATCGTGGAGATCGACGGGCGGCCGGCTGCGGTGAAGAGCGAGCTGAAGGAGCTGGAAACGCTGCTCTCCGAGGTGGGCGCGACCCGCATCGACCGCGCGACGAAGGAGGCGGAGTGCGAGGCGATCTGGCAACTGCGCCGCGAATTTTCTTACTCGCTGCGCGACACCGGCCTGACCAAGCTGAACGAGGACATCGTGGTCCCGCGCTCGAAGCTGGTGGAGCTGGTCGATTTCGCCCGTCGCCTGGAGGAGGACACCGGTATCCCGGTCGCGTGCTTCGGCCATGCCGGGGACGGGAACATTCACACGAACCTGATGGTCGCGGGCTTCGAGGATCCCGCCACGCGGGAGAAGGCGGAGCACGCGCTCGACCTGCTCTTCGCCTGGGTGCTCGACCACGGCGGCGCCATCACCGGCGAGCACGGCGTGGGCCTCGCGAAGAAGCCGTGGATCCATCAGGCGCTCGGGGAGGTCGCCTTCGACGTCCACCTCGCGCTGAAGGACGCGCTCGATCCGCAGGGCATCCTGAATCCCGGCAAGTTCCTCGACGACTGA
- a CDS encoding FAD:protein FMN transferase, whose amino-acid sequence MRFPSLIRAGVALLVIAVVHAEERRFVFERPLMATRFAITCHGEDEAAAKKAADEAFAAAEEVNRIASDYSPESELMRLPAGKATKVSPVFAELLESSFHHAKLTEGAFDPTLGRLTKLWRESRRTRVLPPDDILTSARDAGGWKHATWDAATSTILLQKPGMQLDLGGIAKGYAADRMLAVMVKAGFSRTCIAAGGDLRLGDPPPGRKAWRVGLQTFDEESPEEVVELVNCAVSTSGDLHQFAEIGGKRYSHILDPATGLGLTERIAVSVISPTATISDALATAACVVGPEKAEALCLKAGATRVIVRTPR is encoded by the coding sequence ATGAGATTCCCATCCCTTATCCGCGCGGGCGTCGCGCTGCTCGTCATCGCAGTCGTGCACGCAGAGGAGCGCCGCTTCGTTTTCGAACGTCCGCTGATGGCCACGCGCTTCGCCATTACCTGCCATGGCGAGGACGAGGCCGCGGCGAAGAAGGCCGCCGACGAGGCATTCGCAGCGGCGGAAGAGGTGAACCGCATCGCCTCCGACTACTCCCCGGAAAGCGAGCTGATGCGCCTGCCCGCGGGGAAGGCCACGAAGGTCTCGCCCGTCTTCGCCGAGCTGCTGGAGTCGTCCTTTCATCACGCCAAGCTCACCGAGGGTGCCTTCGACCCCACGCTCGGCCGCCTGACAAAGCTCTGGCGGGAAAGCCGCCGCACGCGGGTGCTGCCGCCGGATGATATTCTAACAAGTGCTCGCGACGCCGGCGGCTGGAAGCATGCCACCTGGGATGCTGCCACCTCCACGATCCTGCTTCAGAAGCCCGGCATGCAGCTCGATCTCGGCGGCATCGCGAAAGGCTACGCGGCGGACCGCATGCTCGCCGTGATGGTGAAGGCAGGCTTTTCCCGCACCTGCATCGCAGCCGGTGGCGATCTCCGTCTCGGCGACCCGCCGCCGGGCAGGAAGGCGTGGCGCGTCGGCCTCCAGACCTTCGATGAGGAGTCGCCGGAGGAAGTGGTGGAGCTGGTGAATTGTGCCGTCTCCACCTCGGGCGACCTGCACCAGTTCGCCGAGATCGGCGGCAAGCGCTACTCGCACATCCTCGACCCCGCGACCGGCCTGGGCCTCACCGAGCGCATCGCGGTGAGCGTCATCTCGCCCACCGCCACCATCAGTGACGCTCTTGCCACAGCCGCCTGCGTCGTCGGCCCGGAGAAGGCCGAAGCCCTCTGCCTCAAGGCCGGAGCGACTCGCGTCATCGTGCGGACGCCCCGGTGA
- a CDS encoding choice-of-anchor D domain-containing protein: MISVRHLIQRSKIPLLRGAWLTLAMIAAGNPASGAVTSTAYYRMGEDNPSATPGQKVLSVGNRFRTNEASTSGGEATYTGDVAAEAVERVGSSMAVSFSPDSYLGVPAISTTDNFGLEAWVRPASSTAEGVVLHNGVSGTSGLGIAQVGNKFQARIGSSLFGSGPLSPGVWSHVALVRSSGVTTLYVDGVECGTSGLTPPSPGSWLYMGGSGFTGSLDEVRAFTFSAGAFVTDDLSRRAAQIALAEEGGDPVPNGRTYDFGVADPGSAVDRSFVITSSGVTSLSNITARVSGADAGCFTVTEAPDATVATGDTTTFAVRFSPVGTERRTALLTITSNDPDDSPYRVMITGTTSKREISVEAPAGNPLPMGSVLTWGLSSSTLLPPAGLSRVTSLALGGSHVLALRDDGSIVWWGSSLAKPPADLGPATAIATGSYHSLAVTSGKVVGWGLTPASWTPLPAGLDGVVAVAAGLDHSLALRSDGTVVGWGRNNAGQLNIPASLSNVVAIAAGDHHNLALKSDGTVVTWGRNQSSYLAVPANLSNVVAIAAGSTTSLALRADGTVVGWGMLNGNLLTIPANVTGVVSIAAHGNELRAMKNDGTVQALKPTYTPPTPNARGKSLAVNNFITGVILTPNLPFGNQTVSYPSAPKTVTVRNSGIEPLQVTGITLSGTNAADFALDLPALPLELAPSASVEIAATFTPSGLSYHQAVLQIASNDPDNGNLTIDLSGTGVPAAPEIAIFDTTGPDAIELVDYKGTQVFPETTVDGTATVKTFTIVNQGYLDLTGIAISKDGNHRGEFQYSEPEVTTLPPGASTTFTVSFNPKAGGARDAMLRVSSNDLNEGIFEILLTGNAVGSEITVESSGGESLESGQVKVWGQSNASGELTIPPGLTGVRRIAGGDGFFVASLHDGTVTCWGRGNEGQTSPPQDLDDVIDVAACFTTAFALKSDGTVVAWGSNQGGARDVPPGLTGVKKIVANGAHVMALKEDGTAVTWGQFSSWPVTPAPADLSGIVDIATSTNTAAVLKADGSVVVWGDDYNHVDQVPEGLTGITSIAVSDSVIAALKSDGTVVTWGGIYPNRSDYKPPYGLSGVVDIVAHYDSIMARKADGTLVMWRRHNDPVALPAGLSGITAMAAGYYDFAVISDSVADLGTRPVTIPGTPRSLVVRNTGTLPLDIHSVEIVDGDISDFEITSTLPTGPLAAGGQASFSVRFVPSATGRRVAKLRITSSDHDEGWFHILLTGHAVPHVPILSVEEPSGTAIVDGRVVEFGLVDRENATPMPEGLSGVKAIAAVASGTIALKKDGTVIGWGAGSVVRPPIPLTDVSSIVSGEYFAMALRHDGTVKSWADDLHVEPVPAGVGGIVQVAGAGDHVVALKSDGTVAAWDSKRDTSVLRIPEGLDNVVAVATGSDHGVALKSDGTVVTWATSPSIPPSARTGVVAIAAARYHTLALKSDGTVVGWGSSSSSSPVVTPPAGLSGVVAISTGPEHSLALKHDGTVVGWGSNYHGQLNLPPGLGGVKAVSAGSNHSALLLGAHSDFATRAVASQGTVKRYVVRNGGSQPLHITGVNVAGDQASDFTVDTSGMLTTVAPGGGSTTFKVRFTPGATGFRSTTLTILSDDPADPEFQIRLTGTGVIPATPREAWRLGHFGAGANAGTAADDADPNGNGISNLLEYALGGDPLGTSSGSSILPRHGISEAGTMEFKFTRNPARADIVMTIQASDDLKTEWTDLARSSSGAAFLPLVEGVIVTEPEAGPGEVREVTLRDTAVVTDPSKPRRFLRLVVSEP; the protein is encoded by the coding sequence ATGATATCTGTCCGTCACCTGATCCAGCGCTCCAAGATACCGCTCCTGCGCGGGGCCTGGCTCACGCTGGCCATGATCGCAGCGGGGAATCCCGCATCCGGAGCCGTCACTTCCACCGCCTACTACCGGATGGGAGAAGATAACCCATCCGCGACTCCGGGACAAAAGGTCTTGTCGGTCGGCAACCGCTTCCGCACCAACGAGGCATCCACTTCCGGCGGTGAGGCGACCTACACCGGCGACGTGGCCGCGGAGGCCGTGGAAAGGGTGGGCAGCTCCATGGCCGTTTCCTTCTCGCCCGATTCCTACCTGGGCGTTCCGGCTATCAGCACAACGGACAACTTCGGGCTCGAAGCGTGGGTCAGGCCCGCCTCTTCCACGGCCGAAGGCGTGGTCCTCCACAATGGGGTCTCCGGAACCAGTGGCTTGGGTATCGCGCAGGTCGGAAACAAATTTCAGGCGAGGATCGGCTCCAGCCTCTTCGGCAGCGGGCCGCTGTCACCCGGGGTCTGGTCCCATGTGGCACTCGTCCGGAGCAGCGGGGTCACGACGCTATACGTGGACGGAGTCGAGTGCGGGACCTCCGGTCTCACGCCGCCTTCGCCAGGTAGCTGGTTGTACATGGGGGGAAGCGGCTTCACCGGATCGCTGGATGAGGTCCGGGCTTTCACCTTCTCCGCCGGTGCCTTTGTCACGGACGATCTGTCGCGCAGGGCCGCGCAGATCGCGCTGGCAGAGGAGGGAGGCGATCCTGTCCCCAATGGCAGGACCTACGATTTCGGAGTGGCAGATCCCGGCTCCGCGGTGGACCGGAGCTTTGTCATCACCAGCTCCGGAGTCACCAGCCTGTCCAATATCACCGCCCGCGTGAGTGGAGCGGACGCCGGGTGCTTCACCGTGACCGAGGCGCCGGATGCCACCGTCGCCACCGGAGACACCACCACTTTCGCCGTCAGATTCTCCCCTGTCGGGACCGAACGTCGGACCGCGCTCCTGACGATCACGAGCAATGACCCGGATGACAGCCCCTACCGGGTGATGATCACCGGAACGACCTCCAAGAGAGAGATCTCGGTCGAGGCACCGGCGGGTAACCCTCTTCCCATGGGAAGCGTTCTCACCTGGGGATTGTCCTCATCGACTTTGTTACCGCCAGCAGGACTCTCACGCGTCACCTCGCTGGCCCTGGGCGGATCTCACGTCCTGGCCTTGCGGGACGATGGAAGCATCGTCTGGTGGGGCTCCAGTCTGGCCAAGCCTCCCGCCGACTTGGGACCTGCCACAGCCATCGCCACAGGATCTTACCACAGCCTGGCGGTCACGTCTGGCAAGGTGGTGGGATGGGGCCTCACTCCGGCGTCGTGGACGCCCTTGCCGGCAGGGCTCGATGGCGTGGTTGCCGTGGCCGCCGGACTGGATCACAGCCTCGCACTGCGGAGCGACGGCACGGTGGTCGGATGGGGACGGAACAATGCAGGACAGCTCAACATCCCTGCCAGCCTGTCCAACGTGGTCGCCATCGCGGCAGGGGACCACCACAACCTGGCGCTCAAGAGCGACGGGACTGTCGTCACCTGGGGAAGAAACCAGAGCAGCTATCTGGCGGTCCCTGCGAATCTTTCCAACGTGGTGGCGATCGCCGCGGGATCAACCACAAGCTTGGCACTGCGCGCGGATGGCACGGTGGTCGGCTGGGGCATGCTGAACGGCAACCTGCTGACCATACCAGCAAACGTCACCGGTGTGGTATCCATCGCGGCCCACGGGAACGAGCTTCGTGCGATGAAGAACGACGGGACCGTGCAAGCCCTGAAGCCCACCTACACCCCCCCCACCCCGAACGCCCGCGGAAAATCCCTGGCGGTGAACAACTTCATCACCGGCGTGATCTTGACCCCCAACCTCCCTTTCGGGAATCAGACGGTTTCCTACCCCTCGGCTCCGAAGACTGTCACGGTCCGCAATTCGGGGATCGAGCCCCTTCAAGTCACAGGCATCACCCTATCCGGAACCAACGCTGCGGACTTCGCACTGGACCTGCCCGCTCTCCCTCTCGAGCTGGCACCTTCAGCCAGCGTCGAAATTGCCGCCACCTTCACCCCCTCGGGCCTGAGCTACCACCAGGCGGTCTTGCAGATCGCCAGCAATGATCCGGACAACGGCAACCTGACGATCGACCTGTCGGGAACGGGCGTTCCGGCCGCCCCGGAAATCGCGATCTTCGACACAACCGGGCCGGATGCGATCGAACTCGTGGACTACAAGGGAACACAGGTTTTCCCCGAAACCACCGTCGATGGCACGGCCACCGTGAAGACCTTCACCATCGTCAACCAAGGATACCTCGACCTCACCGGCATCGCGATCTCCAAGGATGGCAACCACCGCGGGGAATTCCAATACAGCGAGCCGGAGGTGACGACGTTGCCGCCCGGCGCCAGCACCACCTTCACGGTAAGCTTCAACCCGAAGGCCGGTGGTGCTCGCGACGCGATGCTACGGGTATCCAGCAATGACCTGAACGAGGGAATCTTCGAGATCCTTCTGACCGGCAACGCCGTGGGATCGGAAATCACGGTCGAATCATCCGGCGGCGAATCGCTCGAAAGCGGCCAGGTCAAAGTCTGGGGCCAAAGCAATGCTTCCGGGGAGTTGACCATCCCGCCCGGCCTCACCGGGGTGCGCAGGATCGCCGGTGGCGATGGATTCTTCGTCGCCTCGTTGCATGATGGCACAGTCACGTGCTGGGGAAGAGGAAACGAAGGCCAGACCTCCCCACCCCAGGATCTGGATGACGTGATCGATGTCGCCGCCTGCTTCACGACCGCCTTCGCCCTGAAGTCAGACGGAACGGTCGTGGCCTGGGGAAGCAACCAGGGCGGGGCCAGAGACGTCCCTCCGGGTCTCACCGGCGTGAAAAAGATCGTGGCAAATGGAGCCCACGTGATGGCCCTCAAGGAAGATGGGACCGCGGTTACATGGGGGCAATTCTCCTCCTGGCCGGTGACTCCTGCGCCAGCGGACCTGAGCGGCATCGTGGATATCGCCACCAGCACCAATACCGCGGCCGTGCTCAAGGCGGATGGAAGCGTCGTGGTCTGGGGAGACGACTACAATCATGTGGATCAAGTCCCCGAGGGCCTCACCGGCATCACCAGTATCGCTGTCAGCGACAGCGTCATCGCCGCCCTGAAGAGCGATGGGACAGTCGTGACCTGGGGTGGAATCTATCCTAACAGAAGCGACTACAAACCTCCCTACGGTCTCAGCGGCGTCGTCGACATCGTGGCCCATTACGACTCCATCATGGCTCGCAAGGCTGATGGGACGCTGGTCATGTGGAGGCGACACAACGATCCGGTGGCCCTTCCAGCCGGTCTCTCCGGGATCACGGCGATGGCAGCCGGCTACTATGACTTCGCTGTCATTTCAGATTCCGTGGCCGACCTGGGCACCCGGCCGGTCACCATTCCCGGCACACCCCGTTCGTTGGTCGTGCGGAATACCGGCACGCTCCCGCTGGACATTCACTCTGTCGAGATCGTGGATGGAGACATCTCGGACTTCGAGATCACCTCCACGCTCCCCACCGGTCCCTTGGCGGCCGGAGGCCAAGCTTCCTTCTCGGTGCGATTCGTTCCGTCCGCAACAGGCAGGCGCGTGGCGAAACTCCGCATCACCAGCAGCGATCACGATGAAGGCTGGTTCCACATCCTTCTCACCGGGCATGCGGTGCCGCATGTCCCCATCCTCTCCGTCGAGGAGCCTTCGGGAACCGCAATCGTGGATGGACGGGTCGTGGAGTTCGGGCTTGTCGACCGGGAGAATGCCACGCCGATGCCGGAAGGGCTGTCGGGGGTCAAGGCCATCGCGGCGGTTGCCAGTGGCACCATTGCCTTGAAGAAAGACGGGACAGTCATCGGATGGGGAGCCGGTTCCGTGGTCCGACCTCCGATTCCCTTGACCGATGTATCATCCATCGTTTCCGGGGAATATTTCGCCATGGCCCTGCGGCACGACGGCACTGTCAAGAGCTGGGCAGACGACTTGCACGTCGAACCGGTTCCCGCTGGCGTCGGAGGGATCGTACAAGTTGCTGGGGCCGGGGACCACGTCGTCGCCCTGAAATCCGACGGAACCGTCGCAGCGTGGGACAGCAAGAGAGACACCTCTGTGCTCCGAATCCCGGAAGGACTGGACAACGTGGTGGCCGTGGCCACGGGAAGTGACCACGGCGTCGCCCTGAAATCAGATGGGACTGTGGTTACGTGGGCAACTTCGCCCAGCATTCCTCCCTCCGCCCGGACGGGCGTGGTGGCCATCGCCGCAGCCAGATACCATACCCTGGCACTGAAAAGTGACGGCACGGTGGTCGGGTGGGGTTCCTCTTCCTCCTCATCACCAGTCGTCACCCCGCCCGCCGGTTTGTCGGGAGTCGTCGCCATCTCGACGGGGCCGGAGCACAGCCTGGCGCTAAAGCACGATGGGACCGTCGTGGGATGGGGAAGCAATTATCACGGGCAACTCAACCTACCTCCGGGCTTGGGCGGGGTGAAAGCCGTCTCCGCCGGGTCGAATCACTCGGCGCTCCTGCTGGGAGCGCACTCGGACTTCGCCACCCGCGCGGTGGCTTCCCAAGGAACGGTCAAAAGGTATGTCGTCCGCAATGGCGGGTCTCAACCCCTGCACATCACCGGAGTGAATGTCGCGGGGGATCAGGCCTCCGACTTCACGGTGGATACCAGCGGCATGCTCACCACGGTCGCCCCGGGAGGCGGCAGCACCACCTTCAAGGTCCGCTTCACTCCGGGTGCCACCGGATTCAGGAGCACCACGCTGACTATCCTGAGCGATGATCCCGCCGATCCCGAGTTCCAGATCCGGCTCACCGGGACAGGAGTAATACCCGCGACTCCCCGCGAGGCATGGCGCTTGGGCCACTTCGGGGCCGGTGCGAACGCAGGCACGGCTGCCGACGATGCCGACCCGAACGGCAACGGGATCTCCAACCTCCTGGAATACGCCCTCGGAGGCGATCCGCTCGGCACGTCATCCGGATCATCCATCCTCCCCCGCCACGGGATCTCGGAGGCGGGAACGATGGAGTTCAAGTTCACCCGGAATCCGGCACGCGCGGACATCGTGATGACCATCCAGGCCAGCGACGACCTGAAAACCGAATGGACCGACCTGGCCCGGAGCAGCTCCGGGGCGGCATTCCTCCCGCTCGTGGAAGGCGTGATCGTGACGGAGCCTGAAGCCGGCCCGGGCGAGGTCCGTGAGGTCACCCTCCGGGACACCGCCGTGGTCACCGATCCATCGAAGCCACGGCGCTTCCTCCGCTTGGTCGTCTCGGAGCCATGA